The following proteins are encoded in a genomic region of Desulfosporosinus youngiae DSM 17734:
- the metA gene encoding homoserine O-acetyltransferase MetA, producing the protein MPIKIPENLPALDILHQENIFVMGEERAFHQDIRPLKIVILNLMPVKETTETQLLRLLGNSPLQVDIVLLRIDTHTSKNTTQEHLDSFYKRFSDIENQKFDGMIITGAPVEHLEFEEVTYWEEFKSILAWTKTHVTSTLHICWGAQAGLYHHYGIPKYPLPEKMFGIFKHNVNKSGLNGMQLLRGFDDEFYVPHSRHTEIKHSDLEKHPELEILSESDEAGIYIVVSKDGRQVFVTGHSEYDTLTLKEEYDRDISKGLSIALPKSYFPNDDPTRRPIHNWRSHTNLLFQNWLNYYVYQETPYDLGAR; encoded by the coding sequence GTGCCCATTAAAATACCTGAAAATCTGCCCGCTCTGGATATACTGCATCAAGAAAACATTTTTGTGATGGGGGAAGAACGCGCCTTTCACCAGGACATTCGTCCTTTAAAAATCGTTATTCTCAATCTCATGCCCGTCAAAGAAACCACGGAAACACAGCTTTTAAGACTGCTCGGCAATTCCCCCTTGCAAGTTGATATTGTGCTTTTGCGCATAGACACACATACATCTAAAAATACAACCCAAGAACACCTAGATTCCTTTTATAAAAGGTTCAGTGATATCGAAAACCAAAAGTTTGACGGTATGATTATAACCGGAGCACCGGTTGAACACTTGGAATTTGAGGAAGTCACCTATTGGGAAGAGTTTAAAAGCATCTTAGCTTGGACAAAAACCCACGTAACCTCCACACTTCACATTTGCTGGGGAGCACAAGCAGGTCTTTATCATCATTATGGGATTCCTAAATACCCTCTCCCTGAGAAAATGTTTGGTATCTTCAAACACAATGTTAATAAGAGCGGTTTAAATGGGATGCAGCTTCTCAGAGGGTTTGACGATGAATTTTATGTTCCCCATTCCCGCCACACGGAAATTAAGCACTCCGACCTTGAAAAACACCCTGAATTAGAGATTTTATCAGAGTCGGACGAAGCCGGCATTTACATTGTCGTATCCAAGGATGGACGACAAGTCTTTGTAACAGGACATTCTGAATACGATACATTAACCTTGAAAGAAGAATATGACCGGGACATCTCTAAAGGGCTTTCCATTGCTCTTCCCAAAAGCTATTTCCCAAATGATGATCCAACCCGAAGACCCATTCACAACTGGCGCTCCCATACTAATCTTCTTTTTCAAAACTGGCTGAATTACTACGTCTATCAAGAAACTCCCTATGACCTGGGTGCCCGCTGA
- a CDS encoding homocysteine synthase codes for MTNTRQPGIETISLHGGQSPDLATNSRAVPIYQTSSFVFNDTDHAANLFGLKEPGNIYTRIMNPTQDVFEQRIALLEGGIGALATASGQAAITYALLNIAQAGDEIVASSSLYGGTFTLFAYTFAKLGIKVHFVDVDKPEEFRSKITENTKALYTETIGNPLINVADLEEIARIAHENGLPLIVDNTFASPYLCRPIEFGADIVVHSATKFIGGHGTSIGGVIVDSGKFDWNNGKFPGLSQPDPSYHGIVFTEACGNAAYITKARVSLLRDTGACLSPFNSFLLLQGLETLPLRMERHVENAKKVAEFLDQHDLVTWVNYPGLEKNPYHALAQKYLPKGPGAIFTFGLKGGLNEGKRFINSLKLFSHLANVGDAKSLVIHPASTTHQQLDEEAQRGAGVSPDMIRVSIGIETIDDLLYDLDQALAASQQA; via the coding sequence ATGACTAACACACGACAACCAGGTATCGAAACTATTTCCCTGCATGGAGGGCAAAGCCCGGATCTCGCCACAAATTCACGCGCCGTTCCCATCTACCAGACATCCTCCTTCGTCTTCAACGACACAGATCATGCTGCCAATTTATTCGGCTTAAAAGAACCAGGCAATATCTACACCCGGATCATGAATCCTACCCAAGACGTTTTTGAGCAGCGTATCGCCCTGCTCGAAGGGGGGATCGGAGCACTTGCCACTGCCTCCGGCCAAGCCGCCATAACCTATGCTCTTTTAAACATCGCCCAAGCCGGGGATGAAATTGTGGCTTCCAGCTCTCTTTACGGCGGCACTTTCACATTATTCGCCTATACATTCGCTAAGCTTGGCATCAAAGTCCACTTCGTTGATGTTGATAAACCGGAAGAATTCCGTTCTAAAATCACGGAAAATACCAAAGCTTTATACACAGAAACCATCGGAAATCCACTCATCAATGTTGCCGACCTGGAGGAAATTGCCCGTATTGCTCACGAAAACGGTCTTCCGCTTATTGTTGACAATACTTTCGCTTCCCCCTATTTATGCCGGCCTATTGAGTTCGGAGCGGACATCGTAGTGCATTCTGCTACTAAATTCATTGGCGGACACGGTACTTCCATTGGAGGAGTAATTGTTGACTCAGGAAAATTCGACTGGAACAACGGCAAGTTCCCCGGACTCAGTCAGCCGGACCCCAGCTACCATGGTATTGTCTTTACAGAAGCCTGTGGTAATGCTGCCTATATCACCAAAGCCAGAGTCTCTCTTCTCCGCGACACCGGGGCTTGCCTTTCCCCGTTTAACTCGTTCTTGCTCTTGCAAGGATTGGAAACCCTCCCCTTACGCATGGAACGCCATGTTGAAAACGCCAAAAAGGTGGCAGAGTTTCTCGATCAGCATGACTTAGTCACTTGGGTTAACTACCCGGGTCTTGAAAAAAACCCGTATCATGCACTGGCTCAGAAATACCTGCCTAAAGGGCCTGGCGCAATCTTCACCTTTGGCCTTAAAGGCGGTCTGAATGAGGGAAAACGATTTATTAACAGCCTTAAGCTATTTTCTCATTTAGCCAACGTCGGGGATGCCAAATCCTTGGTTATTCATCCAGCAAGCACCACCCATCAACAGCTTGATGAAGAAGCCCAACGCGGCGCAGGAGTCTCCCCGGATATGATCCGCGTATCCATCGGAATCGAAACCATTGACGACCTGCTCTATGATTTAGACCAAGCTTTAGCGGCAAGCCAGCAAGCATAA
- a CDS encoding LysR family transcriptional regulator: MINDPLKIFVTIVENKNSSDAAEELYLSHPDVSLQIQGLEEELGTKLIDNSSNHLELTQSGEIYYEYAKQILQLQDKAKQEIKRISNVVTGNLRVGASYTIGEYILPFVVAEFAAQYPKVEIETSIANTREIIRGVQANHLDIALVEGEVDHSDILVRPLMEDEIILLVPNQHPLARLPIVTSEHLQDQVWILRESGSGTRAFSDKLFKEWGIHVRKSYIFGSGQAIKQAVTAGLGIALVSRWIVRKELNAKEFKTIRIKGNPLTRSFYLIGPKNQETSEAREVFTEQLLTLESATWRKLSKKGIAI; this comes from the coding sequence ATTATAAATGATCCTTTAAAAATCTTTGTTACCATTGTTGAAAATAAGAATTCTTCTGATGCTGCAGAGGAACTTTACCTATCCCATCCTGATGTCAGTTTACAAATCCAAGGCTTAGAAGAAGAACTTGGCACAAAGTTGATTGATAACTCGTCAAACCATTTGGAGCTCACCCAATCGGGTGAGATATATTATGAATACGCTAAGCAAATTTTGCAATTGCAAGATAAGGCTAAACAGGAAATTAAGAGAATCTCAAATGTGGTCACAGGAAATTTGAGAGTGGGGGCCAGCTATACAATTGGAGAATACATTTTGCCCTTTGTAGTGGCCGAATTTGCTGCTCAATATCCGAAAGTGGAAATTGAAACCTCGATTGCTAATACGAGAGAGATAATTCGAGGGGTACAGGCTAATCACTTAGACATTGCCCTTGTGGAAGGAGAAGTTGATCATTCGGACATCCTTGTCCGCCCTTTAATGGAGGATGAAATTATTTTATTAGTACCAAATCAACATCCTTTAGCAAGACTTCCGATTGTTACGTCTGAGCACCTTCAAGACCAAGTATGGATTCTCAGAGAAAGCGGTTCCGGAACTCGTGCGTTTAGTGACAAGCTTTTCAAAGAATGGGGTATTCATGTCAGAAAGTCTTATATCTTTGGAAGTGGCCAAGCCATTAAGCAGGCTGTTACGGCTGGGTTAGGAATTGCCCTTGTCTCACGTTGGATTGTACGAAAGGAGCTCAATGCGAAAGAATTTAAGACGATCAGAATTAAGGGAAATCCCCTTACGCGTTCTTTTTACTTAATAGGACCGAAAAACCAGGAAACGTCCGAGGCCAGGGAAGTTTTTACGGAACAACTCTTAACCTTGGAGTCTGCTACATGGAGAAAGCTGAGCAAAAAGGGAATCGCAATTTAG
- a CDS encoding YueI family protein, translated as MKSDHKTDTLANMDPSMQRVAVGIHGIPELKRDEKINYLGEFRERIIRRLTKKQVAEKSIYPEIEKALSHRESSRMLINGSLSPQFTDKYLKLARKMKKSYTVIHDPELTGETGLVVISNDAVDIQDIDV; from the coding sequence ATGAAATCCGATCATAAAACGGATACTTTAGCCAATATGGATCCATCTATGCAAAGAGTAGCTGTTGGCATCCACGGTATACCTGAATTAAAGCGCGACGAAAAAATCAACTATCTTGGAGAATTCCGCGAACGCATAATCCGGCGTTTAACCAAAAAACAAGTTGCTGAGAAATCCATCTATCCCGAAATAGAAAAAGCCTTAAGTCATAGGGAAAGCTCAAGAATGCTTATAAATGGCAGCTTAAGCCCTCAGTTTACCGATAAGTACCTTAAACTCGCCCGAAAAATGAAAAAATCCTACACGGTAATTCATGATCCTGAGCTCACAGGGGAGACGGGATTAGTGGTAATAAGTAATGATGCTGTTGATATACAAGATATTGATGTTTAA
- a CDS encoding HAD family hydrolase gives MIQAAIPGRGIMNLEVLVLDYNGTLALDGQLLEPVKDHIKRLSPFLEIHILTADTYGSVVKQCEGLPVKVHVLESTDHVKEKTDYILQFGTQDVAAIGNGANDQLMLQHARLGIAVIGSEGASTQALLSADLVVHKIEDAFGLLLETKRLQATLRL, from the coding sequence GTGATTCAAGCCGCTATTCCAGGCCGCGGAATTATGAACCTTGAAGTGCTGGTCCTAGATTACAACGGAACCTTAGCCTTAGACGGGCAACTGCTTGAACCTGTTAAGGATCATATCAAGCGTTTATCTCCTTTTCTGGAAATCCATATTCTTACTGCCGATACTTACGGCAGCGTGGTAAAGCAATGTGAAGGCTTACCCGTTAAGGTACATGTATTAGAAAGCACAGACCATGTTAAGGAAAAAACAGATTATATTTTACAGTTCGGAACTCAAGACGTTGCAGCTATAGGAAACGGAGCAAATGATCAATTAATGCTTCAGCATGCGCGCTTAGGCATTGCAGTCATCGGCTCCGAGGGTGCCTCCACCCAAGCTCTTCTATCCGCTGATCTAGTTGTTCATAAGATAGAAGATGCCTTCGGTTTACTCCTGGAGACCAAACGTCTCCAGGCCACCTTAAGACTCTGA